One window of Desulfarculus baarsii DSM 2075 genomic DNA carries:
- a CDS encoding 4-hydroxyphenylacetate 3-hydroxylase family protein, whose amino-acid sequence MALKTGDEYIQSLKELDLKAHVMGQAAGGLTSHALVEPSMRAVAQTYDCAHDPQSKDLFRVISPLCNEEVNRFTHLHQSAQDLVNKVRMQRHCGNLTGCCFQRCVGMDAANAVYSSTFDIDAATGSAYHQRFKEYWAWVQKNDLVVDGAMTDPKGDRGKRPKDQTDPDMYLRIKERRQDGVIISGAKLHQTGMLNSHEILIMPTISLRPGEEPWAVCCAVPTTAPGVRYIYGRQTSDTRKLESCRLDVGNPKFGGQEVLTVFEDVLVPWERVFMAGETAFSGTLVERFASYHRQSYGGCKVGVGDLLIGAAALAAQMNGVAAASHIREKLVEMIHLNETLYSCGLACSAMGQPTASGNYLVDMLLANVCKLNVTRFPYELARLATDIGGGLLGTMPAAADLEDPVAGPYIRKYLKAADGVAVEDRFKVLRFIENLVAGAGSVAYLIESMHGAGPPTAQRIMIGRQGDLEGKMQKVKSLLDLA is encoded by the coding sequence ATGGCGTTAAAAACCGGTGACGAATATATCCAGTCACTCAAGGAGCTCGACCTCAAGGCCCACGTCATGGGCCAAGCGGCCGGCGGGCTGACCAGCCACGCCCTGGTCGAGCCGTCCATGCGCGCGGTGGCCCAGACCTACGACTGCGCCCACGATCCCCAAAGCAAAGACCTCTTCCGCGTCATTTCGCCGCTATGCAACGAAGAAGTCAACCGTTTCACCCACTTGCACCAAAGCGCCCAGGATTTGGTCAACAAAGTGCGCATGCAGCGTCACTGCGGCAACCTCACCGGCTGCTGTTTCCAGCGCTGCGTGGGCATGGACGCGGCCAACGCGGTCTATTCGAGCACCTTCGACATCGACGCGGCCACGGGCTCCGCTTATCACCAGCGCTTCAAGGAATATTGGGCCTGGGTGCAAAAGAACGACCTGGTCGTCGACGGGGCCATGACCGATCCCAAGGGCGACCGCGGCAAGCGGCCCAAGGATCAGACCGACCCGGACATGTACCTGCGCATCAAGGAGCGCCGCCAGGACGGCGTGATCATCAGCGGGGCCAAACTGCACCAGACGGGCATGCTCAACTCCCACGAGATCCTCATCATGCCCACCATCAGCCTGCGACCCGGCGAGGAGCCCTGGGCCGTCTGCTGCGCCGTGCCCACCACCGCCCCCGGCGTGCGCTACATCTATGGCCGCCAGACCAGCGACACCCGCAAGCTCGAATCCTGCCGCCTGGACGTGGGCAATCCCAAGTTCGGCGGCCAAGAGGTGCTCACCGTCTTCGAGGACGTGCTGGTGCCCTGGGAGCGGGTGTTCATGGCCGGCGAGACGGCCTTTTCGGGCACGCTGGTGGAGCGCTTCGCCTCTTACCATCGCCAGAGCTACGGCGGCTGCAAGGTCGGCGTGGGTGATCTGCTCATCGGCGCGGCGGCCCTGGCCGCCCAGATGAACGGCGTGGCCGCGGCCAGCCACATCCGCGAAAAGCTCGTCGAGATGATCCACCTCAACGAGACGCTCTATTCCTGCGGCCTGGCCTGCTCGGCCATGGGCCAGCCCACGGCCTCGGGCAATTATCTGGTGGACATGCTGCTGGCCAACGTCTGCAAGCTAAACGTCACCCGTTTCCCCTACGAGCTGGCCCGCCTGGCCACCGACATCGGCGGCGGCCTGCTGGGCACCATGCCCGCGGCGGCCGACCTGGAAGACCCGGTGGCCGGCCCCTACATCCGCAAGTACCTCAAGGCCGCCGACGGCGTGGCCGTCGAGGACCGCTTCAAGGTGCTGCGCTTCATCGAAAACCTGGTGGCCGGCGCGGGTTCGGTGGCCTACCTCATCGAGTCCATGCACGGGGCCGGGCCGCCCACGGCCCAACGCATCATGATCGGCCGCCAGGGCGACCTGGAGGGCAAGATGCAAAAGGTCAAGTCGTTGCTGGACCTGGCCTGA
- a CDS encoding pterin-binding domain-containing protein: protein MLLTLAIFCLGPDNRAVAVDGLRGGSGVDVTLAPGQGLELAFVHDEPLDGQWLLVALTQQDGQARSLRLADAAQATVKPWKIEGKRAFFLCPQGLAGPLWLKNAGPQAIELAKYQARNYRGRNSHFPRVTILLPGHDQRGSQWAWWRIPLLAALALIMGLAAASAPGRWPRRLALAPPAAACLAAALMPLAGGRLLLAYDAYLLLAGLGAGLAVAARLPRWAGLAWPLAVRFGRWARAWRPWANWRLPQGLMLALVLAIVFAPAALLPNPGVKVPFDRQWLDELNQKRPYVVAIGNSMTGSRIDAPRLSQLLGGRPVELKWYAGTSQRLWYLMFRYYVCQARHKPKYVIMMFGDYDMPWIRRGFVNEWDRRQIESMTPDSMDFDPLFKQRCLDDPSPREALHMALRRWLGVSNYSFELTEWLADAAMRLTVPPPWVDAYPMELRAVHWRRAVNGRFDLGHLRPGVFNPPPPGPKPDANLAATALRGKSFLPEIARLAKENGVQLILLHFQHRRFNAFHGQRQPDDVSKVVAAVADFCKKNGILYHDFLYDPNITEDLYSAGDHIGYDHRRTRWTENMFKRIGHFFK from the coding sequence ATGCTGCTGACGCTGGCCATCTTTTGCCTGGGGCCCGACAATCGCGCCGTGGCCGTGGACGGCCTGCGCGGCGGTTCGGGCGTGGACGTGACCCTGGCCCCTGGCCAGGGCCTGGAGCTGGCCTTTGTCCACGACGAGCCGCTGGACGGCCAGTGGCTGCTGGTGGCCCTCACCCAACAGGACGGCCAGGCCCGCTCGCTGCGCTTGGCCGATGCGGCGCAAGCCACGGTCAAGCCGTGGAAAATAGAGGGCAAACGAGCCTTTTTTCTTTGCCCGCAAGGCCTGGCCGGCCCGCTGTGGCTGAAAAACGCCGGACCCCAGGCCATCGAATTGGCCAAGTATCAGGCCCGCAACTATCGCGGCCGCAATTCGCATTTTCCGCGGGTGACGATTCTGCTGCCCGGCCACGACCAACGTGGCAGCCAGTGGGCCTGGTGGCGGATTCCGCTGCTGGCCGCCCTGGCCCTGATCATGGGCCTGGCGGCGGCTAGCGCGCCGGGACGCTGGCCCAGGCGACTGGCCCTGGCCCCGCCGGCGGCGGCCTGCCTGGCCGCGGCGCTTATGCCTCTGGCCGGCGGTCGGCTGCTGCTGGCCTACGACGCCTATCTGCTGCTCGCCGGGCTGGGCGCTGGTTTGGCCGTGGCCGCGCGCCTGCCGCGTTGGGCCGGCTTGGCCTGGCCTTTGGCGGTGCGCTTTGGGCGCTGGGCGCGGGCCTGGCGGCCGTGGGCCAACTGGCGCCTGCCCCAGGGCCTGATGCTGGCGCTGGTGCTGGCCATCGTCTTCGCGCCGGCGGCGCTGCTGCCCAACCCCGGCGTCAAAGTGCCCTTCGACCGCCAGTGGCTCGACGAGCTGAACCAGAAACGGCCCTACGTGGTGGCCATCGGCAACTCCATGACCGGCTCGCGCATCGACGCCCCGCGCCTGAGCCAGCTCCTGGGCGGTCGGCCGGTCGAGCTGAAATGGTACGCCGGCACCAGCCAGCGCCTGTGGTACCTGATGTTTCGCTATTACGTCTGCCAGGCCCGGCACAAACCCAAGTATGTGATCATGATGTTCGGCGACTATGACATGCCCTGGATCAGGCGCGGCTTTGTCAACGAGTGGGACCGCCGCCAGATCGAGAGCATGACCCCCGACAGCATGGATTTCGATCCGCTGTTCAAACAGCGCTGCCTGGATGACCCCAGCCCCCGCGAGGCCCTGCACATGGCCCTGCGCCGCTGGCTGGGCGTGTCCAACTATTCCTTCGAACTGACGGAATGGCTGGCCGACGCGGCCATGCGCCTGACCGTGCCGCCGCCGTGGGTCGACGCCTACCCAATGGAGTTGCGCGCGGTGCACTGGCGGCGCGCCGTCAACGGCCGTTTTGACCTGGGCCACCTGCGGCCGGGCGTGTTCAATCCGCCGCCGCCTGGCCCCAAGCCCGACGCCAACTTGGCCGCCACGGCCCTGCGCGGCAAGTCGTTCCTGCCCGAGATTGCCCGCCTAGCCAAGGAAAATGGCGTCCAGTTGATCTTGCTGCACTTTCAGCACCGCCGCTTCAACGCCTTCCACGGCCAGCGCCAGCCGGACGACGTGAGCAAGGTTGTGGCGGCTGTTGCGGATTTTTGCAAGAAAAACGGCATATTATATCACGACTTCCTCTACGACCCCAACATCACCGAAGATCTTTACAGCGCGGGCGACCACATCGGCTATGACCATCGCCGCACCCGCTGGACCGAAAACATGTTCAAGCGCATCGGGCACTTCTTCAAATGA
- a CDS encoding sigma-54-dependent Fis family transcriptional regulator, whose amino-acid sequence MDSRLIEAELQVLHEISSILGKALDLQRALEMVLSVLSEKLAMKRATVTLLDKAGGRLQIRASHGLSAEERGRGVYQMGEGVTGEIGRSGQPFWSPDVSLEPKFLNKTQSRRLDKEKLAFVGVPVVLRGQVIGVLTVDRLFDADVSAEEDIRFLSIVAQIIGQFVHLNQEVEARERTLRRQNIQLKREVSATYNDFFIIGRSEAMKRVQQMISRVAPSMASVLLLGESGTGKTLVARIIHELSLRAEGPFIKVNCAALPGNLLESELFGHEKGSFTGAHAARAGRFEEADGGTVFLDEIAEMPLELQAKLLRFLQDKEFERLGSSRTIKVDARIVAATNRELPAMVDAGSFRADLYYRLNVFPIHIPPLRQRPQDIEILLSHFLDRNSANYGQSLSVEPAARRVLLDYPWPGNVREMQNIMERLAIMSENGRITMETLPLFLHSAASPPPQAPSPALAIAASGRPKLWEMEKDQLLQALERNRWVQSRAAAELGITLRQMGHRVKKFGIDKLVKQRRSQLLGKS is encoded by the coding sequence ATGGACAGTCGCCTCATAGAAGCCGAGCTCCAGGTGCTCCACGAAATATCCAGCATCCTGGGCAAGGCGCTCGACCTGCAACGGGCCCTGGAAATGGTGCTTTCGGTGCTTTCCGAAAAGCTGGCCATGAAACGGGCCACGGTGACCCTGCTGGACAAGGCCGGCGGGCGGTTGCAGATCCGCGCCTCCCACGGGCTGTCGGCCGAGGAGCGCGGCCGCGGCGTCTACCAGATGGGCGAGGGCGTCACCGGCGAGATCGGCCGTAGCGGCCAGCCCTTCTGGTCGCCCGACGTCAGCCTAGAGCCCAAGTTTCTCAACAAGACCCAGTCGCGCCGGCTTGATAAGGAAAAGCTCGCCTTCGTGGGCGTGCCGGTGGTGCTGCGCGGCCAGGTCATCGGCGTGCTGACCGTCGACCGCCTCTTCGACGCCGACGTTTCGGCCGAGGAGGACATCCGTTTCCTGAGCATCGTGGCCCAGATCATCGGCCAGTTCGTGCACCTCAACCAGGAGGTCGAGGCCCGCGAGCGCACGCTGCGTCGCCAGAATATTCAGCTAAAACGCGAGGTTTCGGCCACCTACAACGATTTTTTCATCATCGGCCGCAGCGAGGCCATGAAGCGCGTGCAGCAGATGATCAGCCGGGTGGCCCCGTCGATGGCCTCGGTGCTGTTGCTGGGCGAATCGGGCACGGGCAAGACATTGGTGGCGCGCATCATCCACGAACTGAGCCTGCGCGCCGAGGGGCCCTTCATCAAGGTCAACTGCGCGGCGCTGCCGGGCAACCTGCTGGAATCGGAGCTGTTCGGCCACGAGAAAGGCTCGTTCACCGGGGCCCACGCCGCCAGGGCCGGCCGTTTCGAGGAGGCCGACGGCGGCACGGTCTTTTTGGACGAGATCGCCGAAATGCCCCTGGAGTTGCAGGCCAAGCTGCTGCGTTTTCTGCAAGACAAGGAGTTCGAGCGCCTGGGCTCCAGCCGCACCATCAAGGTCGACGCGCGCATCGTCGCCGCCACCAACCGCGAGCTGCCGGCCATGGTCGACGCCGGCTCGTTCCGGGCCGACCTCTACTATCGGCTCAACGTCTTTCCCATCCATATCCCGCCCCTGCGCCAGCGGCCCCAGGACATCGAGATCCTGCTCAGCCATTTTCTCGACCGCAACTCGGCCAACTACGGCCAGAGCCTCAGCGTCGAGCCGGCCGCCCGCCGCGTGCTGTTGGATTATCCCTGGCCCGGCAACGTGCGCGAGATGCAAAACATCATGGAGCGCCTGGCCATCATGAGCGAAAACGGCCGCATCACCATGGAGACCCTGCCGTTGTTTTTGCACTCGGCGGCCAGCCCGCCGCCCCAGGCCCCATCGCCGGCTCTGGCCATTGCCGCCAGCGGCCGGCCCAAGCTGTGGGAGATGGAAAAAGACCAGCTCCTTCAGGCCCTGGAGCGCAACCGTTGGGTGCAGTCGCGGGCGGCGGCCGAACTGGGCATCACCCTGCGCCAGATGGGCCATCGGGTCAAAAAATTCGGCATCGACAAGCTGGTCAAGCAGCGGCGGTCCCAGCTCCTGGGCAAATCATGA
- a CDS encoding efflux RND transporter permease subunit, whose product MFLPNFSIRRPVAATMIIAALVVFGLIGISRLGVALYPDVDFPMVTVTTVWENAMPEEIDNQITDKLEDAIAGVSGIKHITSQSMQGKSTITVEFELGKDVDVAAQEVRDKVSAKLYDLPDDIETPVINKLDINAQPIIWLAVTGQQAIENLTKLADEQLRPMLQRIMGVGEVRVGGARAKEVHLLLNRQKLAAYGVGVDEVSRAVKSQHVELPGGKIESKDDEFLIRIMGEFASPEAFNDLIVTWRDGHPVRLRELGRAVSAREETSAVARFTTKDGAEKTVGLGISPRSGANQVEIAQNVRAMLPQIRAMVPEGVKIHIASDSTKFIEDSIAEVREQLFLGGVIAALVIFVFLQNTRTTIISALAIPTSIIATYACMYWLGFTMNNMTMLALVTAVGLVIDDAIVMVENIFRHRAELGKGPFQAAYEGSHEISFAVVATTLALSGVFLPVAFMGGMVGKFFYEFAVTLAFAVVASTLVALTVVPMLSARFLTVSESRSRLFGVFNDMMNWLSRTYRPMLAWGLRHRLSMVALGVVALLVGGFLFSLLGKEFVTEDDQSRFMVRLETPLSYSTSKTDELLRRLEKELIVLPAVDHFFSVAGWNGANKAIAIVELVGKKERPLTQAQVQGQVRKLTEELPDVRASVSPIGIFGGMARNEEIQFVIQGPDIAELDRFSRQIMDRLENTPGYVGITRDLEIGKPEVRVLIDRERAADLGVSVSDIATAVASLLGGVKIADYKEGGKRYDVRVRLTERQRLLPQDVQRIYVRAADGKLHDISGFITLQTGVGPSVINRLDRSRSATVYANLNGKLLGDALPEVRAIGQEILPEGYNSKFAGRAESFDETVGYIAFAFMLAILLTYMVLAAQFESFVQPFSIMVGLPLSFIGAFGLLLLLGNTFNLFSMIGLVLLVGLATKNGVLLIDYANQMRQAGMGVHEALIEAGATRMRPILMTAVSTIGGVIPVALGLGEGAESRQPMAVAIAGGMLSSTVLTLLVVPVIYSYMDQMVNWPPLKRFQARIMAKRRGQQAPVGGDQPAA is encoded by the coding sequence ATGTTCCTGCCCAATTTTTCCATCCGGCGGCCGGTGGCGGCCACGATGATCATCGCGGCGCTGGTGGTCTTTGGCCTGATCGGCATCAGCCGGCTGGGCGTGGCCCTCTACCCGGACGTGGATTTTCCCATGGTCACCGTGACCACGGTCTGGGAAAACGCCATGCCCGAGGAGATCGACAACCAGATCACCGACAAGCTCGAGGACGCCATCGCCGGCGTCAGCGGCATCAAGCACATCACCTCCCAGAGCATGCAGGGCAAAAGCACCATCACCGTCGAGTTCGAGCTGGGCAAGGACGTCGACGTGGCCGCCCAGGAGGTGCGCGACAAGGTCTCGGCCAAGCTCTACGACCTGCCCGACGACATCGAAACGCCCGTCATCAACAAGCTCGACATCAACGCCCAGCCCATCATCTGGCTGGCGGTCACCGGCCAGCAGGCCATCGAGAACCTGACCAAGCTGGCCGACGAGCAACTGCGGCCGATGTTGCAGCGCATCATGGGCGTGGGCGAGGTGCGCGTGGGCGGCGCGCGGGCCAAGGAAGTGCACTTGCTGCTCAATCGCCAGAAACTGGCGGCCTATGGCGTGGGCGTCGACGAGGTTTCGCGGGCGGTGAAAAGTCAGCACGTGGAGCTGCCCGGCGGCAAGATCGAGTCCAAGGACGACGAGTTTCTGATCCGCATCATGGGCGAGTTCGCCAGCCCCGAGGCCTTCAACGATTTGATCGTGACCTGGCGCGACGGCCATCCCGTGCGCCTGCGCGAGCTGGGCCGGGCCGTCTCGGCCCGCGAGGAAACCAGCGCCGTGGCCCGCTTCACCACCAAGGACGGCGCGGAAAAGACCGTGGGCCTGGGCATCTCGCCCCGCTCGGGCGCCAATCAGGTGGAGATCGCCCAGAACGTGCGGGCCATGCTGCCCCAGATCCGGGCCATGGTGCCCGAGGGCGTCAAGATCCACATCGCCTCCGACTCGACCAAGTTCATCGAGGACTCCATCGCCGAAGTGCGCGAGCAGCTCTTTCTGGGCGGCGTCATCGCGGCGCTGGTCATCTTCGTGTTTTTGCAGAACACCCGCACCACCATCATCAGCGCCCTGGCCATTCCCACCTCGATCATCGCCACCTACGCCTGCATGTACTGGCTGGGCTTCACCATGAACAACATGACCATGCTGGCCTTGGTCACGGCCGTGGGCTTGGTCATCGACGACGCCATCGTCATGGTCGAAAACATCTTTCGCCACCGCGCCGAGCTGGGCAAGGGGCCCTTTCAGGCGGCCTACGAGGGCTCCCACGAGATCTCCTTCGCCGTGGTGGCCACGACCCTGGCCTTGTCGGGCGTGTTTTTGCCGGTGGCCTTCATGGGCGGCATGGTGGGCAAGTTTTTCTACGAGTTCGCCGTGACGCTGGCCTTTGCCGTGGTGGCCTCGACGCTGGTGGCCCTGACCGTGGTGCCCATGCTCTCGGCCCGTTTCCTGACCGTCTCGGAGAGCCGTTCGCGGCTGTTTGGCGTGTTCAACGACATGATGAACTGGCTCTCCAGAACCTATCGGCCCATGCTGGCCTGGGGCCTGCGCCACCGGCTGAGCATGGTGGCCCTGGGCGTGGTCGCCCTGCTGGTGGGCGGGTTCTTGTTCAGCCTGCTGGGCAAGGAGTTCGTCACCGAGGACGATCAGTCGCGCTTCATGGTGCGCCTGGAGACGCCGCTTTCCTACTCCACCAGCAAGACCGACGAGTTGCTGCGCCGCCTGGAAAAAGAGCTGATCGTCCTGCCGGCGGTGGACCACTTCTTCTCGGTGGCCGGCTGGAACGGCGCCAACAAGGCCATCGCCATCGTCGAATTGGTGGGCAAGAAAGAACGCCCCCTGACCCAGGCCCAGGTGCAGGGCCAGGTGCGCAAGCTCACCGAAGAGCTGCCCGACGTGCGGGCCAGCGTCTCGCCCATCGGCATCTTTGGCGGCATGGCCCGCAACGAGGAGATTCAGTTCGTCATCCAGGGCCCGGACATCGCGGAGCTCGACCGCTTCTCGCGCCAGATCATGGACCGCCTGGAAAACACCCCCGGCTACGTGGGCATCACCCGCGACCTGGAGATCGGCAAGCCCGAGGTGCGCGTGCTCATCGACCGCGAACGCGCCGCCGACCTGGGCGTGAGCGTCAGCGACATCGCCACCGCCGTGGCCTCTCTGCTGGGCGGCGTCAAGATCGCCGACTACAAGGAGGGCGGCAAGCGCTACGACGTGCGCGTGCGCCTGACCGAGCGCCAGCGCCTGCTGCCCCAGGACGTGCAACGCATCTACGTGCGCGCCGCCGACGGCAAGCTCCACGACATCAGCGGCTTCATCACCCTGCAAACCGGCGTGGGCCCCAGCGTGATCAACCGCCTCGACCGCAGCCGCTCGGCCACCGTCTACGCCAACCTTAACGGCAAGCTGCTGGGCGACGCCCTGCCCGAGGTCAGGGCCATCGGCCAGGAGATCCTGCCCGAGGGCTACAACAGCAAATTCGCCGGCCGGGCCGAGAGCTTCGACGAGACGGTGGGCTATATCGCCTTTGCCTTCATGTTGGCCATTTTGCTGACCTACATGGTTCTGGCCGCCCAGTTCGAAAGCTTTGTCCAGCCCTTTTCGATCATGGTGGGCCTGCCGCTTTCGTTCATCGGGGCCTTTGGCCTGCTTTTGCTTTTGGGCAACACCTTCAACCTGTTTTCGATGATCGGCCTGGTGCTGCTGGTGGGCCTGGCCACCAAAAACGGCGTGCTGCTCATCGACTACGCCAACCAGATGCGCCAGGCCGGCATGGGCGTCCACGAGGCGCTGATCGAGGCCGGGGCCACCCGTATGCGGCCGATTCTGATGACGGCCGTCTCGACCATCGGCGGCGTGATCCCGGTGGCCCTGGGCCTGGGCGAGGGCGCCGAAAGCCGCCAGCCCATGGCCGTGGCCATCGCCGGCGGCATGCTCTCCTCGACGGTGCTGACGCTTTTGGTGGTGCCGGTCATCTATTCCTATATGGACCAGATGGTCAACTGGCCGCCGCTCAAGCGCTTCCAGGCGCGGATCATGGCCAAGCGCCGCGGCCAGCAAGCGCCCGTCGGCGGCGACCAGCCGGCCGCCTGA
- a CDS encoding (Fe-S)-binding protein: MADVAKLTKLPPEVADRLKAFNLNYCLTCGTCSGGCPITGTPGMEGWDTRKVLRMLVYGMVQDVVDSKFPWLCTGCGRCAAACPMDIDIPYIMGYMKHLRARDQVPGIIHKGCQNNIDTGNNMAIPKEDYLFNMADMGKELAADELPGFFVPVDRQDASILFFPNSKEVFSDYEDMIWWWKIFYAAREKWTIPSENWEAVDWGLFTGNYEATKLFAQRKIDMMKQFNIQRMIMPDCGGGSYGCRVGMKNCALESPENKINSIYLFEYLKEIIEQGRIKLDKSVHAGKVFTWHDSCKHGRELERHFGHGYFEEPRWVIQQCVDEFVDMEPSRMNNYCCGAGGGMWPMPYEAESAWHGRKKYEQIKNSGANVVVVGCSNCHDQIMKRLPKFYTDYKYEVKYIWEVVADALVIDPYTEEEIAANMAEAAAQWERLGIEIEDEDDDWTPPEE; encoded by the coding sequence ATGGCCGACGTAGCCAAGCTGACCAAATTGCCCCCCGAGGTTGCCGACCGCCTGAAGGCCTTCAACCTTAATTACTGTTTGACCTGCGGCACCTGTAGCGGCGGCTGCCCCATCACCGGCACGCCGGGCATGGAGGGCTGGGACACGCGCAAGGTTTTGCGCATGTTGGTCTACGGCATGGTCCAGGATGTCGTCGACAGCAAGTTTCCCTGGCTGTGCACCGGCTGCGGCCGTTGCGCGGCGGCCTGCCCGATGGACATCGACATCCCCTACATCATGGGCTACATGAAGCATCTGCGCGCCCGTGACCAGGTGCCGGGCATCATCCACAAGGGTTGCCAGAACAACATCGACACCGGCAACAACATGGCCATCCCCAAGGAAGACTATCTCTTCAACATGGCCGACATGGGCAAGGAACTGGCCGCCGACGAACTGCCCGGTTTCTTCGTGCCCGTCGATCGCCAGGACGCCTCGATCCTCTTCTTCCCCAACTCCAAGGAAGTCTTCAGCGACTACGAAGACATGATCTGGTGGTGGAAGATCTTCTATGCCGCCCGCGAAAAGTGGACCATCCCCAGCGAGAACTGGGAGGCCGTGGATTGGGGCCTGTTCACCGGCAACTACGAGGCCACCAAGCTCTTCGCCCAGCGCAAGATCGACATGATGAAGCAATTCAACATCCAGCGGATGATCATGCCCGACTGCGGCGGCGGCTCCTACGGTTGCCGCGTGGGCATGAAAAACTGCGCGCTGGAGAGCCCCGAGAACAAGATCAACAGCATCTATCTGTTCGAGTATCTCAAGGAGATCATCGAGCAGGGCCGCATCAAGCTCGACAAGAGCGTCCACGCCGGCAAGGTCTTCACCTGGCATGACAGCTGCAAGCACGGCCGCGAGCTGGAGCGCCACTTTGGCCACGGCTACTTCGAGGAGCCCCGTTGGGTCATCCAGCAGTGCGTCGACGAGTTTGTCGACATGGAGCCCAGCCGCATGAACAACTACTGCTGCGGCGCCGGCGGCGGCATGTGGCCCATGCCCTACGAGGCCGAGAGCGCCTGGCACGGCCGCAAGAAGTACGAGCAGATCAAAAACTCCGGGGCCAACGTGGTGGTGGTGGGCTGCTCCAACTGCCACGACCAGATCATGAAGCGCCTGCCCAAGTTCTACACCGACTACAAATACGAGGTGAAGTACATCTGGGAAGTGGTGGCCGACGCCCTGGTCATCGACCCCTACACCGAGGAAGAGATCGCCGCCAACATGGCCGAGGCCGCCGCCCAGTGGGAGCGCCTTGGCATCGAGATCGAAGACGAAGACGACGACTGGACCCCTCCCGAGGAGTAG
- a CDS encoding MBOAT family O-acyltransferase, whose translation MTFNSLDFLAFFAIVLTVYWLLPHRGQNVFLLVASYFFYGYVHPWFLALILAATGVNYLAALAIERWRWRGKLILTADLVVSLGVLGVYKYLDFFIDNVAALLSLAGLPTAETTLQIFLPVGISFYTFQVIGYTIDVYRGKLQARRDFLDFALFVSFFPQLVAGPIERAAHLLPQVEQKRSFSVENLYSGLLLMIWGFFQKLVVADNVAPIADKAFAIQDPTFYLLWTGALAFTVQILADFSAYTDIARGAARMMGFRLVNNFDNPYFSRSIGDFWRRWHMSLSYWFRDYVYIPLGGNRHGPWRGARNILITFLLSGLWHGASWNFVLWGGYHGLLVLAERLYKTYVPALPARLGRLLLPLKVAATFVLIVFGWMLFRESNGLEWIATHLALRPAAGPPEDVEIAQYLLALVGVYSLPLWLKAAYAWLEAKLGSGGGPGQMAMLTRACLASALFMGILIFRGQDSATFIYFQF comes from the coding sequence ATGACGTTCAATAGCCTAGACTTTTTGGCCTTTTTCGCCATCGTCCTGACGGTTTACTGGCTGTTGCCCCACCGTGGGCAGAACGTCTTTTTGCTGGTGGCCAGCTATTTTTTTTACGGTTACGTCCACCCTTGGTTTCTGGCCCTGATCCTGGCGGCCACGGGCGTAAACTATCTGGCCGCCCTGGCCATCGAGCGCTGGCGCTGGCGGGGAAAACTCATCCTGACGGCGGACCTTGTCGTCAGCCTTGGCGTGTTGGGCGTTTATAAGTATCTGGATTTTTTCATCGATAACGTCGCGGCCCTGCTCAGCCTGGCCGGCCTGCCCACCGCCGAAACCACTTTGCAGATATTTTTGCCCGTGGGCATTTCGTTCTACACCTTCCAGGTCATCGGCTACACCATCGACGTTTATCGCGGCAAGCTGCAAGCCCGGCGCGATTTTCTCGATTTCGCGCTGTTCGTCTCGTTTTTCCCGCAGTTGGTGGCCGGGCCCATCGAGCGGGCCGCCCACCTGCTGCCCCAGGTGGAGCAAAAGCGCTCCTTTAGCGTCGAAAACCTTTACAGCGGCCTGTTGTTGATGATCTGGGGCTTTTTCCAGAAGCTGGTGGTGGCCGACAACGTCGCGCCCATCGCCGACAAGGCCTTCGCCATCCAGGATCCCACGTTCTATCTGCTGTGGACGGGCGCGCTGGCCTTCACCGTGCAGATCCTGGCCGATTTCTCGGCCTACACCGACATCGCCCGGGGCGCGGCGCGGATGATGGGCTTCAGGCTGGTCAACAACTTCGACAATCCCTATTTTTCGCGTTCCATCGGCGATTTCTGGCGGCGTTGGCACATGTCGCTGTCTTATTGGTTCCGCGACTACGTCTACATCCCCCTGGGCGGCAACCGCCACGGGCCGTGGCGCGGGGCGCGCAATATCCTCATCACCTTTCTGCTCTCGGGCCTGTGGCACGGCGCGTCGTGGAACTTTGTGCTGTGGGGCGGTTATCACGGGCTGCTGGTGCTGGCCGAGCGCCTCTACAAAACCTACGTCCCGGCCTTGCCGGCGCGGCTGGGCCGCCTGCTTTTGCCGCTGAAGGTGGCGGCTACCTTCGTGTTGATCGTCTTTGGCTGGATGCTCTTCCGCGAGTCCAACGGCCTGGAGTGGATCGCCACGCATCTGGCCCTCCGCCCGGCGGCCGGCCCGCCCGAGGACGTGGAGATAGCTCAGTACCTGCTGGCCCTGGTCGGCGTCTATTCGTTGCCCCTGTGGCTCAAGGCCGCCTACGCCTGGCTGGAGGCCAAGCTTGGCTCTGGCGGCGGCCCCGGCCAGATGGCCATGCTGACGCGGGCCTGCCTGGCCTCGGCGCTGTTCATGGGCATTTTGATCTTCCGCGGCCAAGACTCGGCCACGTTCATCTATTTTCAGTTTTAG